The following coding sequences are from one Lolium rigidum isolate FL_2022 chromosome 6, APGP_CSIRO_Lrig_0.1, whole genome shotgun sequence window:
- the LOC124659500 gene encoding xylan glycosyltransferase MUCI21-like yields the protein MASTLPDTTKSLGVHTAVEDGSGGGKKPIRWPGFVHFFFLLSVVMCALVYAPRFLAPSFTSVAGVDFFKPRPSPLGRVAEEQVRGVGGGGANGVEDALVLDNQVNSPCASMPSHGICCDRSDFNTDVCFMSGDVRTDAASLSFLLFPPPHATPNASVHDKEERIRPYTRKWERHLMERIHEVRLRPARPEEAASSEKHRCDVVHDAPALVMTAGGYTGNLFHAFNDAFLPAWLTVQHLRRRVVVAVLAYNPWWAGTFRELVSGLSDHHVIDILHDKRTHCFPAGAIVGTRFHGVLAVDPARTRDNRTLVDFHSFLSRAYNEDNTPEHATPPQQQRRPRLGIFSRKGTRVIENEAAVARLATSVGYDVSILETATGAPLSSEYAAVSACDVLAGVHGADLTKLLFLRPGRAALLQVAPLGVTPIARGCYAAACGMMEVHYEQYDVVAKESSLSRRYAADDVVVADPERAKQGKGWDLVKQMYLSGQNVSLDLDRFGDALRKLHTRALRLPVAP from the coding sequence ATGGCCTCCACGCTCCCCGACACAACGAAGAGCCTCGGCGTCCACACCGCGGTGGAGGATGGGAGCGGCGGTGGCAAGAAGCCCATTAGGTGGCCGGGGTTcgtccacttcttcttcctcctttccgTCGTCATGTGCGCGCTCGTCTACGCCCCGCGGTTCCTGGCGCCTTCTTTCACTTCCGTCGCCGGCGTCGACTTCTTCAAGCCGCGGCCGTCTCCGTTGGGTAGAGTAGCAGAAGAACAAGTACGaggcgtcggcggtggcggcgccaacGGGGTGGAAGACGCGCTGGTTCTCGACAATCAGGTGAATTCCCCGTGCGCGTCGATGCCCAGCCACGGCATATGTTGCGACCGCTCCGACTTCAACACCGACGTCTGCTTCATGTCCGGCGACGTGCGCACGGACGCCGCCTCGCTCTCGTTCCTGCTCttcccgccgccgcacgccacgcCCAACGCCAGCGTGCACGACAAGGAGGAGCGGATCCGGCCCTACACGCGCAAGTGGGAGCGGCACCTGATGGAGAGGATCCACGAGGTGCGGCTCCGTCCCGCCCGGCCAGAGGAGGCGGCGTCGTCCGAGAAGCACCGGTGCGACGTGGTCCACGACGCGCCGGCGCTGGTGATGACGGCGGGCGGGTACACGGGCAACCTGTTCCACGCCTTCAACGACGCGTTCCTGCCGGCGTGGCTGACGGTGCagcacctccgccgccgcgtcgtTGTCGCCGTCCTCGCGTACAACCCGTGGTGGGCCGGCACGTTCCGGGAGCTCGTCTCAGGCCTCtcggaccaccacgtcatcgacatCCTCCACGACAAGCGGACGCACTGCTTCCCAGCTGGTGCGATCGTTGGGACACGCTTCCACGGcgtcctcgccgtcgaccccGCGAGGACACGGGACAACCGGACACTCGTCGACTTCCACAGCTTCCTCTCGCGCGCATACAACGAGGACAACACGCCGGAGCACGCCACACCGCCCCAGCAGCAGCGGCGTCCGAGGCTTGGGATCTTCTCGCGGAAGGGTACGCGGGTGATCGAgaacgaggcggcggtggcgcggcTCGCGACGTCGGTGGGGTACGACGTGTCGATCCTCGAGACGGCGACCGGCGCACCGTTGTCGTCGGAGTACGCGGCGGTGAGCGCGTGCGACGTGCTGGCCGGCGTACATGGCGCCGACCTGACCAAGCTCCTGTTCCTCCGCCCGGGCAGGGCCGCGTTGCTCCAGGTGGCCCCGCTCGGGGTAACGCCGATCGCGCGGGGTTGCTACGCGGCGGCGTGTGGCATGATGGAGGTCCACTACGAGCAGTACGACGTGGTGGCGAAGGAGAGCTCGCTGAGCCGGAGGTATGCCGccgacgacgtggtggtggccGATCCGGAGAGGGCGAAGCAAGGGAAGGGGTGGGACCTCGTGAAACAGATGTACCTCAGCGGCCAGAACGTGAGCCTCGATTTGGACAGGTTCGGAGACGCGCTGAGGAAGTTGCACACCCGCGCCCTCAGGCTGCCGGTGGCGCCGTAG